From Carettochelys insculpta isolate YL-2023 chromosome 22, ASM3395843v1, whole genome shotgun sequence, one genomic window encodes:
- the LOC142025229 gene encoding sulfotransferase 2B1-like isoform X2 produces the protein MIEILSLIRSGGDPAWNRTVLNSTRVPWFTTRLGLESALKYPSPRLLTCHLPIQLFPTSFCRSRAKVIYTLRNPKDVLVSYFYFARMCSSYEDPESFEQFLADFLSGDVPHGSWFDHVRGWMEMKGKENCFFITYEELQQDLRGSVQRLCQFLGQELDDGAIASVVENASFRAMRDNQMCNSTLLPRDIMDQKKGRFLRKGICGDWKNHFTVAQSEAFDRIYQDRMGGLIGAFPWDTP, from the exons ATGATCGAGATCCTGAGCCTGATCCGCAGTGGCGGGGATCCAGCCTGGAATCGAACCGTCCTGAACTCCACCCGCGTGCCCTggttcaccacccgcctggggctGGAGTCTGCACTCAAGTACCCCTCGCCCCGCCTGCTGACCTGCCACCTCCCCATCcagctcttccccacctccttctgccgCTCCAGGGCCAAG GTGATCTACACACTCCGCAATCCCAAGGATGTCCTGGTCTCCTATTTCTATTTCGCCAGGATGTGCAGCTCATATGAGGACCCCGAGTCCTTCGAGCAGTTCCTGGCGGACTTTCTGAGTGGGGATG TGCCCCACGGGTCCTGGTTTGATCACGTCAGAGGCTGGATGGAAATGAAGGGCAAAGAGAATTGCTTCTTCATCACGTacgaggagctgcagcag GACCTGAGGGGCAGCGTGCAGCGACTCTGCCAGttcctggggcaggagctggatgaCGGAGCTATCGCCTCGGTGGTGGAGAACGCCTCCTTCAGGGCCATGCGGGACAACCAGATGTGCAACTCAACACTGCTCCCCAGGGACATCATGGACCAGAAGAAGGGCAGGTTCCTCAGGAAGG GCATCTGTGGGGACTGGAAGAACCATTTCACGGTGGCGCAGAGCGAGGCCTTTGACAGGATCTACCAGGACCGGATGGGAGGCCTCATCGGCGCATTCCCCTGGGACACACCCTAG
- the LOC142025229 gene encoding sulfotransferase 2B1-like isoform X1: MPVEYVTYQGIKFPPAYNSTRSLHFAHKEFQVRDDDIFNVTYPKSGTVWMIEILSLIRSGGDPAWNRTVLNSTRVPWFTTRLGLESALKYPSPRLLTCHLPIQLFPTSFCRSRAKVIYTLRNPKDVLVSYFYFARMCSSYEDPESFEQFLADFLSGDVPHGSWFDHVRGWMEMKGKENCFFITYEELQQDLRGSVQRLCQFLGQELDDGAIASVVENASFRAMRDNQMCNSTLLPRDIMDQKKGRFLRKGICGDWKNHFTVAQSEAFDRIYQDRMGGLIGAFPWDTP, translated from the exons ATGCCTGTGGAATATGTCACGTACCAGGGCATCAAGTTCCCCCCAGCGTATAACTCCACACGGAGCCTGCACTTCGCccacaaggagttccaggtgcGGGATGATGATATCTTCAATGTCACTTACCCCAAATCAG gcactGTGTGGATGATCGAGATCCTGAGCCTGATCCGCAGTGGCGGGGATCCAGCCTGGAATCGAACCGTCCTGAACTCCACCCGCGTGCCCTggttcaccacccgcctggggctGGAGTCTGCACTCAAGTACCCCTCGCCCCGCCTGCTGACCTGCCACCTCCCCATCcagctcttccccacctccttctgccgCTCCAGGGCCAAG GTGATCTACACACTCCGCAATCCCAAGGATGTCCTGGTCTCCTATTTCTATTTCGCCAGGATGTGCAGCTCATATGAGGACCCCGAGTCCTTCGAGCAGTTCCTGGCGGACTTTCTGAGTGGGGATG TGCCCCACGGGTCCTGGTTTGATCACGTCAGAGGCTGGATGGAAATGAAGGGCAAAGAGAATTGCTTCTTCATCACGTacgaggagctgcagcag GACCTGAGGGGCAGCGTGCAGCGACTCTGCCAGttcctggggcaggagctggatgaCGGAGCTATCGCCTCGGTGGTGGAGAACGCCTCCTTCAGGGCCATGCGGGACAACCAGATGTGCAACTCAACACTGCTCCCCAGGGACATCATGGACCAGAAGAAGGGCAGGTTCCTCAGGAAGG GCATCTGTGGGGACTGGAAGAACCATTTCACGGTGGCGCAGAGCGAGGCCTTTGACAGGATCTACCAGGACCGGATGGGAGGCCTCATCGGCGCATTCCCCTGGGACACACCCTAG
- the LOC142025226 gene encoding uncharacterized protein LOC142025226 produces MEAPALGLSDINKPFQLYVHERKGVALGILTQKVGSWKQPVAYFSKQIDTVARGWPACLRAVAAAAIFLEEAGKLTLGGEVEVNTPHAVQALLEAKGGLWLTQARLTKYQASLLESAEVKLVTSPTLNPATLLPEKGTEEIEHDCLETIDTQYSSRPDLKDQPLSNADLEWFTDGSSQVINRKRRAGYAIVSLHETIAARPLPGGTSAQLAEFIALIRALEMAKDLRVTIWTDSKYVFGVAHAHAGIWRERGMLTAQGEPVKYGEQIQAFLQAIQEPKEVAIVHCRAHQSGDGDVTSPLSQIPMRSQNILPKNSS; encoded by the coding sequence atggaagctccagccctaggtCTATCAGATATTAATAAACCATTTCAGCTCTatgtgcatgaaaggaagggagtggcCCTGGGAATATTAACTCAAAAGGTGGGAAGTTGGAAGCAACCTGTGGCTTACTTCTCTAAACAAATAGATACTGTTGCTAGAGGCTGGCCAGCGTGCCTGCGGGCGGTGGCGGCTGCAGCCATCTTCTTAGAGGAGGCAGGAAAACTCACTTTGGGAGGGGAAGTTGAGGTCAACACCCCACACGCTGTCCAAGCCCTGCTGGAGGCAAAAGGAGGGCTTTGGCTCACGCAAGCCCGACTCACAAAGTACCAAGCGTCGTTGCTAGAGAGTGCAGAAGTTAAGTTGGTAACCAGTCCAACTTTGAACCCAGCCACCCTGTTACCTGAAAAGGGGACAGAGGAAATTGAGCATGACTGTTTAGAGACTATTGACACTCAATATTCGAGCCGCCCTGACCTTAAGGACCAACCACTTTCAAATGCGGACTTAGAGTGGTTCACAGATGGCAGTTCCCAGGTGATAAACAGAAAAAGGAGAGCTGGATATGCGATAGTCAGCCTGCACGAAACTATTGCGGCCCGTCCTTTaccagggggtacatcagctcagctAGCAGAATTTATAGCCCTCATTCGAGCCCTGGAAATGGCTAAGGATCTGCGAGTTACAATTTGGACAGACTCTAAGTATGTATTTGGGGTAGCACACGCCCATGCTGGAATTTGGAGAGAAAGGGGAATGCTCACAGCTCAGGGGGAGCCTGTCAAATATGGAGAACAAATCCAGGCTTTCCTCCAGGCTATACAGGAACCAAAGGAGGTAGCTATTGTCCATTGTCGGGCTCACCAAAGTGGGGATGGAGATGTAACTAGCCCACTCTCCCAGATCCCCATGAGAAGCCAGAATATtctgcccaagaacagcagttag